In Exiguobacterium acetylicum, the genomic stretch GAGTCCATTAAGTTACACGCCGCATCCGAATAATAGGCTCCACCGCGTTGTTCGAGCTCTTTCGGTTTCACGTCGAGTGACACGTCTCGGTACTGCTCAAATAGTCGGCGTTCGACTTCTTGAACGACTTCAGCGCGTGTCCCGTTCTCTTCGTAAGCTTGTCGATCTTTTGCGAGCACGTCACGCGTTTGGAAATAATATTGATGGTACGGGTTCGGCAACATCTTGATCGAATTCAGAAACGACTCGGACCAACCAAGTCCGACGATATTCGCTGGTGAGTAGTCGTTCCCTTGACTCAATGCGGAAAGAACGTCTTCTGTGCGGTCGACACCATTCACCGTGACTTGTCGACCAAAGATGAAGTGATTCAACCCGATAAATTCGATCGAGACGTGCTCGACGGGGGCATGTAGGATTTCAGCGACGGAGTTCCGCATGTTGAACGGGATGTTACAGACACCAATCACCTTCTGATGCTTGGAATGTTTTAGAAGTGCCTCGGTCACGATCCCTGCAGGATTGGTGAAATTAATTAACCAGGCGTCGGGACAGAGTTCCGCCATCTCGTCAGCGAGCTCAAGTAAGACGGGAATCGTCCGAAACGCCTTGAACATACCGCCAGCACCATTCGTCTCTTGACCGATGAAGCCGTGCTTCAGTGGGATGCGCTCATCAAGCGCACGGGCCGCAAGACCACCGACCCGAATTTGCGTCGAAACGAAGTCGGCTCCACGGAGCGCTTCTCTTCGATCGAGTGTCCAACGAAGTGCGATCTTCACGTTAGACTTGTCAATCATCCGTTGTGCGAGTTTGCCAACGGTTTCGAGCTTTTCTTTTCCGTCTTCGATATCGACAAGCACGACCTCGTCGACCGGAAAGGAATGGTGACGCAAGATGAAGCCTTCGATGATTTCCGGTGTATAGCTGGAGCCTCCACCGATGATGACGACCTTGAGTGGCATGTTGTGAATTCCTCCTCATGAAAGCGATTTCTTTTTGTTGTAACAAATGTAACAAATAATACAACTTAGAGCAATATAAAAATACAAATAAAACAAATTATGATTTGTATTTGCATTTGTATGATGTCTGTATCACAATAAAGGCACAAAGGATTAGAGGAAGAGGTGGGGGTATGTCGCAATCGACGTTACAGACGGCAATCAAGGAAGAGTTACTGTCGCGAATCAAGAGAGGTTATTACGAAGAAGGGAAGAAGTTCCCGACGGAGTATGTACTTTGTGAAGAGTTCGATGTCAGTCGGACGACCGTTCGAGGTGCGTTGAACCAGTTGACGCTTGAAGGGTATCTGATTCGACAGCAAGGACGTGGGACGTTCGTCGCCGGTAAAAAAGTTCGGCAGACATTGTCGCATACACCGAACAACTACGCCGCTCAGTTAGCGGTGCAGGGAAAGCGGGGCGAGGTGTCGTTGATACAATTATCCGTCGTCTCAGCGACCGACGTCCTAACGGAAGTCTTTCCTGTAGAAGAGCAAGCGCCCATCCAGAAGATTGAACGGATTCGTCATGCAGATGGTGAACCGACACAATATGAAATCTCATTCATCCCCTGGTCGATTGCTCCAGGGATTACGAAGGAACAAGCGGAGCATTCGTTGTTCGATACATTAGCAAAAGTTTTCGACATTCAGGTAGCGAAAACGACAGAGTCACTCGAAATCGTCCTAGCGGATGAAGTGATCAGTAGTCATCTGAAATGTCCAGTCAATGCGCCATGTTTCTACATCGAAACAGTAACGGAGGATCAGGAAGGTCGAATCATCGAGTATTCACGATCCTACTTCCGCGGGGATAAGACAAACTTCGTGATTGAACGTTCGTATCGTTAAATGGAATAGCGCTGTTGTTGAGAAGCGCGAAAAGAGGTTGAATCCATTCAGATATCGGAATGGATTCAACCTCTTTTGACGTCATCATTTTGTTTCAACTTACATCATGCTAAGTAATAGTTGAGGCTGTTGGGAGAGTAAATAATCGTTTTCGACGTAGCGATGATAGGACAATGATGAATCGTTCATATGAAAGAGCGTCAACTGTCGACTCTCGAAGTCGACTTCTTCTATGTAGACAAGTTCTGTAATGCCACAGGAATGATGGGGAGGAAGCAGTTTTAAGGATAATCTCTCCCGTAAAGCGATGAATAATATGACTTCCATTTTATAAGCCGTAGAAACGGAAGAATCAATAATGGATGAATCGATGGAGAGGCAAATAAGCGGATTCATAGTGGATAACGACAACGAATGAGTCATTTCTTTTTGAAGGTGCTGCATGATGGACCTCCTCATAATAAGAACGTATGTTCATATTATGAGGGATGAATCCATTTTTTGCAATCCTATTTAACGTCAAGAGTCTCAGGATGTTTCTTCTACAATCGTTCGAGCTCTACTGCGAGATAGCGAAATATACTTTTCGAAAAGAATGCTGAAATTCTTATATGTCTTGGGATAATCGAATCATATCCGTGCAACGGATTCCGTTTTCGATGATCTCCTCTTCATAGTGTCTCAAGAAGAAGTTCATATCAACTCCAACAATTCTGAATCCACATTTTTGGTAAAGTGCTAGCTGTCCAATGCTTGAATTGCCCGTTCCGATTTCAATGGTCGTATACCCCAGTACTTTCGCTGTACAAATCGCATGTCGTAAAAGATCTTTTCCGATACCTTGTTTTTGATGCGACTCATCTACTGAGATATTTACGATTTCAATCGTTTGGGGTCTTGTCGGGAGAAGTACATATACACCAATCCACTTGTCATTCCTTTCAGCGACGAAACAATAACTTCTTTTTATATAGCTTTCGACTAACTTTTGAGACGGGTCTGCTGATAGCAAAAGCTCCATCGGTGGATCTTCATGGACGGACAATTGTCGGATGTTCATATTCATTCTCCTCACGGATCGATTGAGATACGTTTGTCTTAGACTTTAGTTTCACTCTGCTGCCTCAATAGCTGATGTAGAAGCGTTATGAAAGAACTTGTTAGTCTCTGTTCTTCTTAAGAATACAAAAGAGCATTTAAGAAAGAAAGTCGTCATCCGTACAGAGTACCGGAAAACGACTTTCTTTCGTTAGATTAAGATCACGATCATGATCGTTTAATTAGACGGGAGAAGCTTTACGACATGCAACGCAGATTTTTTTCCGTTCGTGATGGAGTAAGTGAGTTTTCCATCTTGCAGTAGAGGAGGGGATACCAACTCTTCAAAGTCCGTTAAAGGAGCGACGGTCTTCGCTTTTAAGTCCGCATACATCAACTGATGGATGCCTTCGCGGAAGACGACTTGTGTGTTTGAGAGGAACTGAATGCCGTCGACCGTCGTCTGGACACTCGAAGCGGAATAGTTTAGCGTCCTTTCGTCCGATCTGATCGGCTGGAACATGGCGTCGCCTTCTGTTCCAAGAGCGAGATAAGTACCGCTGCGACTGAAATCAATCAATCCGGATATTTCTTTTTTGTAGGTACCGTCCAAGGTCTCAAGCACACGGACGTTCTTTCCGTTGTTAAAGTGAGACGTGAATAAGGTTACGCCGTCATCGCTATCGCGGTGCTCGTATGTGAATAGACCGTCTCGTACCTTTCCTGTTTTTAAGATGAAGGACTGGAGTGGTGTGATCTTTCCGGTTTTTAAGGAATACGTTTTTATCGTGGAGACCGTTTTTTGTGCAGTCGCTTCTTGCGTGATCCAGGACGCACGAGTTGACGTGACATCGATTTGCGGAGGGGATGTATCAAAGCGACTTTCGCCAGTATCCAGCGTCGTCACCTGATTCGTCGTAATGTTTAGTTGACGAATCGACCATTTGACTCCGGATTTTGTCGGCTGTTCCGTTTCGACCCATAGTAAAAACGCACCTGTACCTGTGATCATCGGGATTGCATGCTTCGTCGCATGGACGATTTTGTTGTGCTGTCGTTTCGTATCGTATGTATAAATGGTGGTCTTATTTTCTTGTAGGTCAAAGTAGAAGATCTGGTTTTGATAGAAATACTGCGGATCAATCGAGATACGGTGTTTGCTTAATAAGGAAGAAAGGTCGTACGTTTTCGTTTGACCTAACGTGACGCGCTCCGTTTGCTTCTCTAATTCGATTGCTTGTTGATTCTTGGAGTCGGTCGTTGCTTTCTTCAAGGAAGTATTTACTTGTTCAGGTGACGCGACATTTTTTTGTGCTACACGCGGTGTTGCTTGTTCTTCCATCATGGTACAACCCGCTGTTGTCCAAACGATGGTCGAAAGACAAAAAACGGCTGCGAATCGCTGTACTTTCATATCAGGTAGCTCCTTCAAAGGTTTTCGGAAATGTAATTCTTTGCTGTACCTCATGTGAAGAGGGACTCGGACGACGGGTATGAAGAAAGACGAGATACCACCACTTTAATGTGTAGGCGAATAAGAAGACACACATCCATGCCCACGGTCGCAGTGTCGTCAATCCTTCGTAAAAATGTCTAAATTCTGTAATGTCAAGACGGTACAAAGAGTTCCAAATGAATAATGCATACAGGAAAAGCATCGCTACCACCGCTCGGATCGACGCTTTTCTCAAGGCTGGATGCTTGAACGCGACGAAGATTGCACTGATCAGCGTGATGAAAAAGAATGCGTAGAATAATACCCACACCCACATGTCATTGGTTGGACCCACTTCGTTAACCTCCTTCTAACTTGTCAGCGAATTTTGCAATCAATAAGCATAACAAGATTAGTTGATAAAACTACTAGCATATTTTTCCACAAGAAACAATGGAGTTCCTTCTTCTGGTGGATGTAGTTTCATAGAGTTTTCATATTATTGACTCATGATTCAAAACGTCAAAAAAGGACAGAAGTTCAGAGAGACCTGATCTTCTATCCTTTATGTCAATATGAATAGTGGATTCAAAGTGTAATATCATTTAGTGACGTAGTGCATGATCGAAATCATCGTAAAGTCGGTCGTAAAGATCAACATATGTTTCCTTGAGCGACTTAATCGAAGTCGCATCGCCAATAACATCCACTACATCCGTCGACACATACAAAAGGAAAACCGAGTCATGGAAGACGATGTAAGCTGATGTGTACCCTCGATAGACATTTGTGCAATAGGAAATGATTTCATTGAGCTCAATATCTTTCACATGAGCATAGATGACACCTTTATGAGCTCCTTCATCTTCCACGATATACTCTTTCCAGTTTCGAATCGTAATCGACGATCCTACTCGTGCCTTTGCTGAATAACGACGAAAACGATGAATGTACGCAGCGACGAATAGAAGATGGATCGGTCTGTCTTTTTGAAAAATCGTCTGAAGAATTTCTTTCAACTGCGAGGCAGTTAGATCTTCCATTAAAAAGCGGATACGACGTTCTGGTGTTGACTGAAAATAGGGTGTTGGCTTCCTGATATCAAGCTCGATCTGGAACTGAGATAAATCAAGCATATAGAAGTCTCCTCATTCTATTAGCGTTTTGGTGACGAATAGGGAATGTGACGGATGAAGGCATCCAGCTGAATGTCGAAGTACGCTTCAAGATCGAATCGCAGTTGCCTTTCTAAATCAGACAAGCACGGCACTAAGATGTCGAGAGGAAAAACAGTGTTCATCCGTTCATCGCCCCAAATCGATTGAATCCTTCCTTGATCAGCAGAAGGGACCATCGATACGATTGCTCCTTCCTCATCATGATCAAACTCCACCGAATAATAATAAAAGACAGGAATACATGAAGGCTTCACCAGTCTTTTCCACCGATACAACGATTTATAAAACTCGAAGATGGCTAACGATGTTTCAAGATATAGTGCATGATTAATGATGATTTTGACATTTGCTTCAATCGACAGAATGGTGGGGATATCCCTTGCTGAAGCATTTGAAATAGCGTTCGGTGAATTTAAAAAATCATATGTACATCTGATTCGAGACATATTTATCACTCCGGTTCATGAATTGACATTAGCTGAATACTTTATTTCGTTGCCGAGACGGACGAATCCCTAGAGCAATCGAAGCCCCGATACAACTAAATAGACACCCGACGATTAAAGGAAGAGACAGCGTCGATTCACCGATCAATACGGAAGCAACACCGCCAATTAGCGGAAATAGTGCCACCATATAGCCGCTCTTCGCACCACCGATCCGTTCGACGAGTTTCAAATAAAACAGCCACGCAAGTAATGATGCGATCACGGTTAAATAGAGTAAGGCAGAAAGATAGGTGACGGTTGTCGGGACCGTAAGTGGTGTTCCTTGGAACCAGACGATGGCGCCCATCAGTAGACTCGCGACAGTGAATCCAATCGCGTTGGCATGAACCGGGTTGATTCGTTGCTTGGCGTTCCGCGCTGAACTGGCGTCACCTACTGACGTCAATAGCGTGCCGACTAGAGCAATCAAGACACCTTTTAAATCGGTCAGTCCATGGATGCTGCTTAGACTCGGAACGATCAGGACACCGACGCCGATGATACCAAAACATCCCCCAATCCAAACGCGCGCATGGAGGGTCTCTTTTAAAAACAAGCGCAGAGCGATCGGTGTCAGAATGACCTTGAGTGAGAAAATCAACGTCACGATGGCGGCAGAGCTTAACATCGTCGCGTAATAGAGGCATAAATAACTCAGAGCGAAGTTACAGATACCGAATACGACGATGAAAGGCATGTCCGACGCGGTAGGTTTGTTCGTTCGTTTAACGAATAACGCGAATAGAATGAAAAGAACAGCGGTCATCGCTAATCGATAGGTCAGTGATACTTCCAAGGCGACAGGTGTTCCTTGGATTTTGACAGCAATGAAGTTCAGTCCCCAGACGATCAAACAAAATAGATACATGAAATAAGTCATGGTTCGACTCCGTTCTAAATATGTCGTAATGTAACTTCCATGATTCAGTGTATCAGAGAAGTGTGGTATTCGGATTGCTGAAGTGACGTTCGTAATAATGAAATGGGACTGATTCAAAAGTCAGTCTCTACAAATATAAGGGTTGCAGAATGATGATCTGCTACCTTATCTCATGACAAAAAAATGACGCGTCACACGCCACCCCTACAGGAAAAACGCATTTATGCGTTGTCAGAGACGAACAAGACCCGCTTTCCTGCTCAAATGAAGCAGGAAAACTGGCTTGTGTCTCGCCTGAGGAAAGGACGTGAAAAGACGCGTCGTTCTTTTTTGAGTCAGCCTCTTGCGTAGAAAACAGGTTTAATTCGTTCGCTTCTGTAGATCGATTTTAACGGTGATTTTTTTACCAACTGCAGCCCCGTCCGCTAACAGTACATAGGTCGCTTTTTTGTCTGGCACGCGATAGACCAAATCTACTTGAGAGCGATACGGAGGATAATACTGAAAAGCATTGACCCATGCTTTTTCATTGTGATTGACGTAATCGATGGGCTCATAAGCATGTCCCTTCGCATCTTGAAGCGTGAAAGTGTTCGGTCTGTAGACCGCATAGCCGATGTCGCTCTCTCCTTTTTCATGTAGGATGACTGGCACCGTCACATAACGTTCATTCTTGAGTGTCGGTAAATCGAGCGACGCGGGTGGTGTCTGAATTAACCGATCCACATGGAAAGTACTCTGTTTATGGAGCGGATCACCTGGATAGGTTTGAACTAAGCCTTGTTTCATCAGCTTGTCGATGGTCGTCGCAGTTGACTTAGACGGTGCTTTTTCAGTTGGCTTTGAATCATTTTTCATATCGCGTAACTTACTTCCTGTCGTTTGGACAATCGGTACTTTTGACGTGACCGGAGTCGTCGATGTATCAGTATCCTCAGACGACGCGAAGAAGAAGAGGGTGACGACAGCAGCGAGTAAGACGCCACCCGTCGTTCCAAGGGCGATTTTAAAGCGACGCTCTGTCGCTTTCGAGTTGATGACCACACTCCCAATAGCAGCATTTGGTGTAATTCGTACGGCGCGTTGTGCAGGAAGCAATGCACCGAGGATACCAGTTAACATCGGGATCAATAACATCATACTTAAGAAGCCGAGTTCGCTGACCGGGAACTGATTGTAGACAAAGCCAATCATCCCTAGAGCGACGAGTAGACCGAGTATGCCGGCAAAGAGTCCGGTCATCATCCCTTCAATCAGGACGAGCGAGCGGATGTACCCATCTCGCCAACCGGTGGCTTTTAAGACGGCAAGTTGTGTTTTTCGTTCATTGACGTTCTGCCACATGATTTCTGTCGTTGTTAGAATGGCAATCATGAGTGCGACGCCCATCGCGACATAATGCATCGTTCCAACTTCAAGGGCGACGAATTCACCGAGCCACGTCGCATATAAGACACCTTTTAAGCGGAACGTGACGAACAGGAAGAAGATGAACAGGCTTGTAGGTAAGGCAATCGCGATGATCGACAGGAGCGTCCGTTGCCAATAGGTCGCGAGCTGGTTGATGCTCATGCCGACGATACCCCGAGCACGGACAATCCGGTGTCCTTTTGAAACTTCCCCCGACTTCATGCTCTCATAAGGACGAATTTTCCGAATGAGTGCCATCGGAACAAGTGTGCCGCCCCAGTAGATGAGAAGACCCACGAGACCAATCAGGATGATACGTCCGACTGAAGTCGCATGGTTCGTCGTCAACCAGAATGAGCCGAGAATCGCCCAAGAAATCAAGGTGACGAAACTTCCTAAAAGGGTTGCTTCAAAAAATAATAACTTCGAGAGTTGACGCGGGCGCCAACCGAGCGACAGTAAAATCGCGAATTCCTTTTTCCGAGCAAACAATAAAATGATGTTCGAACTAAAGACATACACTAAAGCAACCGCGATGACGCTTAAGATGACCCCGCTCATTCCGACCTTGGCTTCTTGGAAAATGGCCATCGAGGAGCCGAGCTTGATCCACGGCTGTTGCACCCAGCCGAGTGCCGATTCTCCTTTTAGACCAGGTAAGTAGGTTAAAGCGAGTTGCGGCGAGGAACCGAGCGTCACGTCTGTGATTAGTCCTGTCTTATCTTCGATTTCTTGCGCGACCGCGTGGAGTTTCTTTTCGCTCTCTGCATTCATCGTCTCGACACCTTTGACATTGACGCGAATGACAGAGATTGCTTTTTTGCCTCGTAACTTGAAGGCGGCATCCAGTGTTGTCAGCATCGAAGGCGGTTTTGTCAGGAAGTCATAGGCATCGTTCGTCGGTTTGACATCACGTGGTGGATTAACTGGACGATCCTTCTTATCCATGACCCACTGAGCCTTCGCTGGGAAGTAGGTCTCCATTGGTAGTTCCGTTAACGGATCTTTTGAAATGTCTAGCTTTTTCGGATCAAAGACGCCAATGTAATTAAAACGCATTTTAGGCATGTTATTAATGTCTGTTCCAAATAGACGTGCTTCACGGTACATCGTCCGTTTGGCGAGTAGGCTATCGTTTGTGACTTCATGTGGTTTGACCTGGTAACTGAACGGCCACCGGGACGGATAGGGACTAGCGACGCTTTGATAGGAAATCGGTGATGGTTTGAGTGCTAGCCAATTAAAGCTTCCGGGTGGCTCTTCTGGAACCGTATTTTTTAGAATGTCATTCACTAATGTCTTCTGCGTATCCGAAGTCGTGACTTTATATGTTTTTTTATCCGATAAAGGTAACGTGTTCAGGTACTTGTAGCCACCTTTTTGAATAACTTGCTCCATCGTCGTATTGATCGAATCGTTCTGTAAGGGGAGATCAACTTTTTCATATTTATATGTCCGGAAGGCATCAACGTACTCGCGCTGATTTAATAAGATCGGGATTTGATAGACGTCACTCCCCATGTCAACGGGACTGTCATCCGTTTTAAAATAGCGGCTGTATGTAGCGGATTTAGTCGATTGATCCAGTCCGACCATTTTCGCCTCGGCTTCCGGATCAATTCCAGCGAGCATCGTCGCACTACCATAAGCGAATAATGGTTGTTCTCCGAGTTCTAATAAAGACACGCCTTTCACACGTGTCCCGCTTGGAGGCTCCCAACCGGCAGCGAGGAAGGAAGTCGTCGTATCTTTTTCCATCTTCAGACCGGTATTTTGGGAGTCGGTGATCGTCAGTTTATAGATGCCGGGATCGGTGATCGTGTGGGTACCGACGTTCGCATCGATATAACTATTTCCGATCATCGCAATCGGGGCAGCGACTTCGACGTCCGTAATTTTTTTGATTGTCTCATATTGTTTACGCGTGATGCCGCCGTCAAGACCACTTGTATAGTTTGGTTCAAGCAACTTCAAATCTTCCGTCACACTTCGGCTGTCTTTCGGACGAACGACAATATCGTAGGACGATCCCCAACGTTTTTGAAGTTCGTCGACGACTGTTCCATTATTGGCTTGTGTCGTCCCAATCAGATAACTCAGTCCGGTACTGACGATCAGGACACCGACGAGAAGGAGAATGAATCGTTCTTTGTTCCGCCACCAAGAGTTCCAGATGAATCTAAGCATTGATGATGACCTCCTTTTTTAAGTCGAGTTGGTATGTAAGACGATCGTGCGGTTTACTCTTCATGAATTCATACTTTAGGTGTAAGAAAGATCAGATTGTTTATCAGAATCTGCTCTTAAGTGAAATCTGACCAAACAACCATATATTTCATTATAAATCCAATACTTTACTATTGAAACCTTTAATAAATCCTTGGAGTTCAAATAATTAAGTATGAGTCATTTGTATATCCTGTAGTTGTAAAGCAAAAAATAAGCCCATCATCTAGCTTGATGATGGACCGAGATAGCAAAAGGTCATAATTTGATTTTAACGGTGTAGAGAAAACCGGTGAAGCCTGTTTTTACGTTCATGACGAAGGTGTTTTCTGTCTTTGGTACCACATAGATGACATCAATTTTAGAGTGTAAGGGAGCGTAGTAACCTAAGCTTTCTGAATAGGCTTTTTTGTTTAGGTTAATCGTCTCTTCTGGCGTGTAGCTTTTCTTGTGACGATCAATCAATGGGAAAGAAGATGGTTTATAGTCAATATAAGAGTCAGCCGAATCTTCACCCTTTACCTGCATCTCAAGTCTGACGGATACGGCTTGTTTATCTTTCGGAAGATCCTTAAGTGAAACACGTTTCGCCGAACTGACCATGAATCCACGTTCTTTCATTAACTTTTTATCGCCAGTATAAGTCTGAAGACGACCTTTATTCATCAGTTCTTCGATGGCGTCTGTATTTGTTTTCTTCGACTGTTTCTTTTGAATCGGTTCACTTGCTTGATCTTGTAACTTTTGTCCGGTTGTCACGACAGTTGGTTCAGCTTTCGGTTGAACGGTCGTCGTAGTCGTCTCTTCTGCCGCAAAGAAGAACAAACTCGCTACACCTGCGACTAATACGGTACCGATTGAACCGAGGGCGATCTTAAATTGACGCTCAGTCGCTTTTTGGTTCGAGACGACACTACCGATTGCAGCGTTCGGGGTGATTCGAACAGCCCGTTGAGCCGGTAAGAGGGCACCGAGAACACCCGTCACCATCGGAATCAGTAACATGATGCTTAAAAAACCAAGTTCACCTGTTGGGAACTGATTGTAGACAAAACCAATCATCGCAAGGGCAATCAGTAAGCCGATGATTCCGGCGAACAGTCCCGTCATCAATCCTTCACTTAAGACGAGCGTCCGGATTTGACCATTGCGCCACCCGGTTGCTTTTAAGACAGCGAGCTGACTTTTTCGTTCGTTGACATTTTGCCACATGATCTCCGTCGTCGTTAGGATAGCGATGAGTAAAGCAACGCCCATCGCAACGTAATGCATCGTGCCGACTTCAAGGGCAACGTATTCACCGAGCCACGTCGCATACAAGACGCCTTTCAAGCGGAAGGTGATGAACAAGAAAAAGATGAACAAACTCGTCGGTAAGGCAATCGCGATCGTCGAAAGGATCGTCCGTTGCCAGTAGGTTGCGAGCTGATTGATGCTCATCCCAAGGACACTTTGTGCCCGGACGAACCGCCGTCCTTTGGAGACTTCACCAGAGCGCATGCTCTCAAACGGTTGAATCCGTCGGATGAGTGTCATCGGAACGAGCGTACCGCCCCAATAAATCAACAGACCAGCGAGTCCAATCAAGATGATTCGTGATAAGGCAATCGGGTGATCCGCCGTCAGCCAGAACGAACCGAGGATTGTCCAAGAAATCAAGGCAACGAGGGTGCCGAGTAGTGTCGCTTCAAGGAACAGTAATTTTGAGAGCTGACGTGGTCGCCAACCGAGCGAGAGTAAAATCGCAAATTCCTTCTTGCGGGCATAGAGTAAGATGATGTTTGAACTAAAAACATAGACGAGCGCAACAGCAATGACACTTGCGATGATACCGCTCATCCCGACTTTTGCTTCTTGGAAGATCGCCATCGACGAACCGAGTTTGATCCAAGGTTGTTGGACCCATCCGAGTGCCGATTCGCCCTTTAATCCAGGCAAGTAGGTTAAGGCGAGCTGCGGCGAGGAGCCGAGTGTGACATCCGTGATCAGACCGGTCTTATCCTCGATCTCTTGAGCGACAGCTTTCAACTTTTTCTCACTTGTCGCGTTCATCGTTTCGACACCTTTGACGTTGACACGGATAGCGGAGATGGCTTTGTCACCACGTAACTTAAAGGCGGCATCAAGCGTCGTCAGAATCGATGGTGGTTTCGTCAAGAAGTCATACGGGTCGTTCGTCGGTTTGACGTCGCGAACCGGATTGACTGGCTTTTCATTCTTATCCATGACCCATTGGGCTTTTGCTGGGAAATAGGTCTCCATCGGCAGTTCCGTCAACGGATCCTTCGAGATGTTTAATTTTTTCGGATCGAAGACACCGATGAAGTTCAAACGCATCTTGGGAACGGCATCCATGTTGATGGAGGTATCACCAAAGGATCGTACTTTTCGATACATCGATCGTTTTGAGATCAGGACGTTCTCCGAGATCTCTTGAGGTGTTACTTGATAAGTAAATGGCCAGCGTTTCGCGAAAGGACTAGCAATCGTTTGATACTCGACAGATGATGGCTTTAGAGATAACCATTCAAAGCTTCCCGGGGGTCTCTCCGGAAATTTATCTTGCAAAATATTCTCCACGAGTTGCTTATTAGCTTGTTGAGTCGACACTCGATATTCCTTCGAATCATCTACTGGTAGTGTCTTGAGATAGGATTCACCACCTTTTTTCATGATTCCTCGTACCGTATCGACCATCGAGTCATTGATGATTGGGAGATCAACTTTCTCGTAGCGATAGGTCCGCGTCGCATTGACATACTCCTTACTGTTCAAAATCAATGGGATACCCCATACGTCATCTCCATAATCGTCCACGACATCATCCTTCGTGAAATAGCGGCTATGCGTTTCCTTTAGTGTCGCCTTATCAAGTCCGACAAGCTTTGCTTCTGCTTCCGGATCGATTCCGGCAAGCATCGTCGAACTGCCGTAACCGATGATAGGATGTTCTCCTAACGCTTGTGGACTGATATCACGGTTCAATCCATCACTTTCTGGAGGGAACCAGCCTGCACCGACAAAAGAAGTTGTTGTCTCTTTTTCTTTCTTTAAACCGGTATCTTGCGTGTCTTGAATCGTAATCTTATAGATGCCTTGATCTTTGAAATTGTACGTCTCTGATTCAGCATAGGTATTATAATTGCCAATCATCGCGATAGGGGCGGCGACTTCGACGTCAGCAATCTGCTTGATTGTCTCGTATTGTTTGCGGGTGATCCCACCGTCGAGTCCACTCATGTAGTTCGGCTCGAGTAGGTTCAAGTTTTCCGTCACACTC encodes the following:
- a CDS encoding ABC transporter permease, with the translated sequence MLRFIWNSWWRNKERFILLLVGVLIVSTGLSYLIGTTQANNGTVVDELQKRWGSSYDIVVRPKDSRSVTEDLKLLEPNYTSGLDGGITRKQYETIKKITDVEVAAPIAMIGNSYIDANVGTHTITDPGIYKLTITDSQNTGLKMEKDTTTSFLAAGWEPPSGTRVKGVSLLELGEQPLFAYGSATMLAGIDPEAEAKMVGLDQSTKSATYSRYFKTDDSPVDMGSDVYQIPILLNQREYVDAFRTYKYEKVDLPLQNDSINTTMEQVIQKGGYKYLNTLPLSDKKTYKVTTSDTQKTLVNDILKNTVPEEPPGSFNWLALKPSPISYQSVASPYPSRWPFSYQVKPHEVTNDSLLAKRTMYREARLFGTDINNMPKMRFNYIGVFDPKKLDISKDPLTELPMETYFPAKAQWVMDKKDRPVNPPRDVKPTNDAYDFLTKPPSMLTTLDAAFKLRGKKAISVIRVNVKGVETMNAESEKKLHAVAQEIEDKTGLITDVTLGSSPQLALTYLPGLKGESALGWVQQPWIKLGSSMAIFQEAKVGMSGVILSVIAVALVYVFSSNIILLFARKKEFAILLSLGWRPRQLSKLLFFEATLLGSFVTLISWAILGSFWLTTNHATSVGRIILIGLVGLLIYWGGTLVPMALIRKIRPYESMKSGEVSKGHRIVRARGIVGMSINQLATYWQRTLLSIIAIALPTSLFIFFLFVTFRLKGVLYATWLGEFVALEVGTMHYVAMGVALMIAILTTTEIMWQNVNERKTQLAVLKATGWRDGYIRSLVLIEGMMTGLFAGILGLLVALGMIGFVYNQFPVSELGFLSMMLLIPMLTGILGALLPAQRAVRITPNAAIGSVVINSKATERRFKIALGTTGGVLLAAVVTLFFFASSEDTDTSTTPVTSKVPIVQTTGSKLRDMKNDSKPTEKAPSKSTATTIDKLMKQGLVQTYPGDPLHKQSTFHVDRLIQTPPASLDLPTLKNERYVTVPVILHEKGESDIGYAVYRPNTFTLQDAKGHAYEPIDYVNHNEKAWVNAFQYYPPYRSQVDLVYRVPDKKATYVLLADGAAVGKKITVKIDLQKRTN
- a CDS encoding ABC transporter permease, which translates into the protein MLSFIWNSWWRNKERFILLLVGVLIVSTGLSYLIGTTQANNGTVVDELQKRWGSSYDIVVRPQGSRSVTENLNLLEPNYMSGLDGGITRKQYETIKQIADVEVAAPIAMIGNYNTYAESETYNFKDQGIYKITIQDTQDTGLKKEKETTTSFVGAGWFPPESDGLNRDISPQALGEHPIIGYGSSTMLAGIDPEAEAKLVGLDKATLKETHSRYFTKDDVVDDYGDDVWGIPLILNSKEYVNATRTYRYEKVDLPIINDSMVDTVRGIMKKGGESYLKTLPVDDSKEYRVSTQQANKQLVENILQDKFPERPPGSFEWLSLKPSSVEYQTIASPFAKRWPFTYQVTPQEISENVLISKRSMYRKVRSFGDTSINMDAVPKMRLNFIGVFDPKKLNISKDPLTELPMETYFPAKAQWVMDKNEKPVNPVRDVKPTNDPYDFLTKPPSILTTLDAAFKLRGDKAISAIRVNVKGVETMNATSEKKLKAVAQEIEDKTGLITDVTLGSSPQLALTYLPGLKGESALGWVQQPWIKLGSSMAIFQEAKVGMSGIIASVIAVALVYVFSSNIILLYARKKEFAILLSLGWRPRQLSKLLFLEATLLGTLVALISWTILGSFWLTADHPIALSRIILIGLAGLLIYWGGTLVPMTLIRRIQPFESMRSGEVSKGRRFVRAQSVLGMSINQLATYWQRTILSTIAIALPTSLFIFFLFITFRLKGVLYATWLGEYVALEVGTMHYVAMGVALLIAILTTTEIMWQNVNERKSQLAVLKATGWRNGQIRTLVLSEGLMTGLFAGIIGLLIALAMIGFVYNQFPTGELGFLSIMLLIPMVTGVLGALLPAQRAVRITPNAAIGSVVSNQKATERQFKIALGSIGTVLVAGVASLFFFAAEETTTTTVQPKAEPTVVTTGQKLQDQASEPIQKKQSKKTNTDAIEELMNKGRLQTYTGDKKLMKERGFMVSSAKRVSLKDLPKDKQAVSVRLEMQVKGEDSADSYIDYKPSSFPLIDRHKKSYTPEETINLNKKAYSESLGYYAPLHSKIDVIYVVPKTENTFVMNVKTGFTGFLYTVKIKL